Within Fusobacterium sp. SYSU M8D902, the genomic segment ACCTATTATATGTAGAAATACCAATTAAATTAGTAATATAATAAAAATCATTTCTTAATGCTCTATATTCATTTATTTCACTAACTGTTTTCCATTCTTCAGTAAAAGGTTTAAAAAATTCTATGATTCCATATCTTGTCAAAATCATTCTTGGCAATGAATTTACATTATCATAAATAAATTTTAATCCTTTTAATTCACAATATTCTTTTAAAAGTTTCTTAAAATCAGGTGTTACTCCAGCATCTATATATCTGCTTATAGCATTTAATTCTTTTTTCATTTCAAATCTTAAATCTTCTAATTGTTTTTCTTGTTCTGTCATTTTATTCCTCCAAATAAAAAACTGTACACTATATCTTGGGTGACTAAGATATAGTGTACAGTACATTATAGTATTAATTTTTTTGTTTTTAATTTATAAAGTTTTACTAAATAATAAAAATTCTACATCATCATTTTTAAAGTTAGAATGTCTAATCATATTAATTGATGAAATATTATTTTTTCTTATTAACCCTGTAATTATTTTTTTCCCTTGCTCTCTAACTATTTTTTCTGCATACTTTACTAATTCACTTCCTATTCCAACATTTCTAAACTCTTCAATTACTCCAATTAAATCAATCCAAGCCCCATCATAATGTAAATTTGCAACATATAAAATTCCTATATATGCTATTGGCTTTTCATCTTTATATTTTATAAATAATTCATATTTATTATTTTTTTTTATTCTTTCACAAAGCTCATCTATATTGCAATCTATATCATTGAATGATTTGCTATCTATAAAAAAAATATCTTCCATCATTTTTCTTGAGTTATCAAATTTTTTTATCATTTTCTACCTACTTTCTATTATCAGTATCTGGATATTTGTGATCATTTCCTTTATAATCTGTTATTATAGTATTTCCTTTTTCATCTTTCTTATAATAAATTGGTCCTAATGGAACTTTTCCAAAACCTTTTGGAATGTCCAATACATATGTTGGCCAACAAATTCCAGAAACATGTCCTCTAATTTTTTTCAATATTTCTTGTCCTTCTTTAATGCTTGTTCTAAAATGATATGTTCCTGGTACTAAGTCACAATGATGTAAATAATATGGTTTTACTCTATTTTCTATTAATTTTTTAAAAAGTTTTTCTAAAGTTTTACTATCATCATTAATTCCTTTTAACAATGCACTTTGACTTAAAAGCACAATTCCATTATCTGATAATTCGTTTAATTTTAAGCTTACCTCTTCTGTAATTTCATCATAATGATTACAATGAATAACTAAATAAATAGGTTTATATTTAGAAATTATTTTTATCATTTCTTCATCTATAAAATCAGGTTGAACTATAATAGCTCTTGTATGTATTCTTATCACTTTTATATGTGGTATTTCATGTATTTTTTCTAAAATATACTTTAATTTAGTTTTAGAAGTTAATAATGGCTCTCCTCCAGTCAATATAACTTCCCATAATTCTTTGTGCTCACGAAAATAATTTATAGCTACATCTATTTCTTCAAAAGTTAGTTCAGCTTCTTTTTCTGGTAATTTCCATTTTCTAAAACAAAATCTACATTGCACTAAGCAATCTTTTCTTGGTATAAACAATGCACGATCATTATATCTATGAATAACACCATTACACTTTGTATATCTTTCATCACCTATTGGATCTTGTTCTTCTTCTCCACTGATAATATATTCTTTTTCATCTAAACAAAATTGTTTTTTTATAGCATCACTTAAAACCATATTTCTTTTTATAAAAGGGGTAACCTTTGAATAAAGTTTATTCATATTCTTCCTCCTTATTATTACGTTTTTTATATTCATTAGCTGCAGCCATTAATGCATATTGCCACAAAGCATATATATGGTCTTCCGATAAATGTTCAGTACTTATAGCTGGAATACTATATCCTAACTCATCTGAATTCATCCAATATTCAGAAAAATTAGTATGGTTTATTACAAATCCATAATTTTCTGGATTATTCCATATAGGTGAACCTGGATAAGGAACTGGAACTCCTATATGAGATACTTCTGTTAAATTGTTTTTTATAAAATAACATATTCTATCAATTGTTTTATTTGCTGTTTCAAAAGTTTCATTACCTAATCCTATAATCCAATAAGTAATTGGATCTATCCCAGCTTTTCTAATTAATCTACATTGTTCTTCTGTTGAATCAAATTTTATAGGTTTTCCCATAATATCTAAATTTGTTTGTGTTCCATTTTCAACTCCTAAACCAACTTGTGCACATCCAGCATTCTTCATTAACTTTAAATCTTCTTCAGTCAATTTTCCTACAGTAGTTTGACACCACCATTTTATATGTGTTAGTTTTCTTTTTATAAGTTCATTACAAATAATATGTCCATATTCTTTATTTGACATAAAAGTTAAATCTCCAAAACAATAAAAATCAATTTTATATTTATTATAGGT encodes:
- a CDS encoding GNAT family N-acetyltransferase, encoding MIKKFDNSRKMMEDIFFIDSKSFNDIDCNIDELCERIKKNNKYELFIKYKDEKPIAYIGILYVANLHYDGAWIDLIGVIEEFRNVGIGSELVKYAEKIVREQGKKIITGLIRKNNISSINMIRHSNFKNDDVEFLLFSKTL
- a CDS encoding KamA family radical SAM protein, encoding MNKLYSKVTPFIKRNMVLSDAIKKQFCLDEKEYIISGEEEQDPIGDERYTKCNGVIHRYNDRALFIPRKDCLVQCRFCFRKWKLPEKEAELTFEEIDVAINYFREHKELWEVILTGGEPLLTSKTKLKYILEKIHEIPHIKVIRIHTRAIIVQPDFIDEEMIKIISKYKPIYLVIHCNHYDEITEEVSLKLNELSDNGIVLLSQSALLKGINDDSKTLEKLFKKLIENRVKPYYLHHCDLVPGTYHFRTSIKEGQEILKKIRGHVSGICWPTYVLDIPKGFGKVPLGPIYYKKDEKGNTIITDYKGNDHKYPDTDNRK